A single genomic interval of Astyanax mexicanus isolate ESR-SI-001 chromosome 4, AstMex3_surface, whole genome shotgun sequence harbors:
- the LOC111196713 gene encoding zinc finger protein 271-like isoform X1: MKPSPDMEKHQHSVKSFTKQSDLKKHQRIHTGEKPYHCSDCGKSFTEQSKFKIHQRIHTGEKPYHCSDCGRSFNQQSHLKSHQRIHTGEKPYYCSDCGKSFNRLETVKRHQRIHTGEKPHHCSDCGKSFNQQSDLKKHQRIHTGEKPHHCSDCGKSFNQQSALKIHQRIHTGEKPYYCSDCGKSFNHHSHLKKHQRIHTGEKLYYCSDCGKSFNQLETVKRHQRIHTGEKPHHCSDCGKSFTEQSALKIHQRIHTGEKPHHCSDCGKSFTEQSTLKKHQRIHTGEKPYHCSDCGKSFNQQSNLKIHQRIHTGEKPYHCSDCGKSFTKQSNLKSHQRIHTGEKPYHCSDCGKSFTKQSNLKKHQRIHTGEKNVPNLSHGN, translated from the coding sequence atgaagccaagtcccgacatggagaaacatcagcactctgtcaagagttttactaaacagagtgatctcaaaaaacaccagcgcattcacacaggagagaaaccgtatcactgctcagactgtgggaagagttttactgaacagagtaaattcaaaatacatcaacgcattcacacaggagaaaaaccgtatcactgctcagactgtgggaggagttttaatcaacagagtcatctcaaaagtcaccagcgcattcacacaggagagaaaccttattactgctcagactgtgggaagagctttaatcgactggagactgtcaaacggcatcagcgcattcacacaggagagaaaccgcatcactgctcggactgtgggaagagttttaatcaacagagtgatctcaaaaaacaccagcgcattcacacaggagagaaaccgcatcactgctcagactgtgggaagagttttaatcaacagagtgctctcaaaatacaccagcgcattcacacaggagagaaaccgtattactgctcagactgtgggaagagttttaatcatcacagtcatctcaaaaaacaccagcgcattcacacaggagagaaactttattactgctcagactgtgggaagagctttaatcaactggagactgtcaaacggcatcagcgcattcacacaggagagaaaccgcatcactgctcggactgtgggaagagttttactgaacagagtgctctcaaaatacaccagcgcattcacacaggagagaaaccgcatcactgctcggactgtgggaagagttttactgaacagagtactctcaaaaaacaccagcgcattcacacaggagagaaaccgtatcactgctcagactgtgggaagagttttaatcaacagagtaatctcaaaatacaccagcgcattcacacaggagagaaaccgtatcactgctcagactgtgggaagagttttactaaacagagtaatctcaaaagtcaccagcgcattcacacaggagagaaaccatatcactgctcggactgtgggaagagttttactaaacagagtaatctcaaaaaacaccagcgcattcacacaggagagaaaaatgtcccaaatttgtctcatggcaattaa